A single genomic interval of Streptomyces sp. BA2 harbors:
- a CDS encoding nuclear transport factor 2 family protein — translation MSARPPVPPFTRETATEKVRLAEDGWNSRDPEKVALAYSEDSRWRNRAEFVTGRDAVVAFLSRKWARELDYRLIKELWAHDGNRIAVRFAYEWHDDSGHWYRSYGNENWEFDDDGLMRVRHACINDLPIQESDRKYHWPLGRRPDDHPGLSDLGL, via the coding sequence ATGTCCGCACGACCCCCGGTCCCGCCCTTCACCCGGGAGACCGCCACCGAAAAGGTCCGCCTCGCCGAGGACGGCTGGAACTCCCGCGATCCCGAGAAGGTGGCCCTCGCCTACAGCGAGGACTCCCGCTGGCGGAACCGCGCGGAGTTCGTCACGGGACGCGACGCCGTCGTCGCCTTCCTCTCGCGCAAGTGGGCCCGTGAGCTCGACTACCGCCTCATCAAGGAACTGTGGGCGCACGACGGCAACCGCATCGCGGTGCGCTTCGCCTACGAATGGCACGACGACTCCGGCCACTGGTACCGCTCGTACGGCAACGAGAACTGGGAGTTCGACGACGACGGCCTGATGCGTGTCCGGCACGCGTGCATCAACGACCTGCCCATCCAGGAGTCCGACCGCAAGTACCACTGGCCGCTCGGCCGCCGCCCCGACGACCACCCCGGCCTCAGCGACCTCGGCCTGTGA
- a CDS encoding nitroreductase/quinone reductase family protein, translating into MAKTYRVGFGTRLINGVFRTMTRFGVGKGYRYILTVRGRKSGRLFSIPVDVMSAGGERWVVGAYGVSNWVRNARAAGQVDLSRGGKSQTVRVVELGPEESVPVLRQYWREVPVTRPYFDVTGDSTDEEFAAESVRHPVFRLV; encoded by the coding sequence ATGGCGAAGACGTATCGCGTCGGGTTCGGCACGCGTCTGATCAACGGCGTGTTCCGGACGATGACCCGGTTCGGGGTCGGAAAGGGCTACCGGTACATCCTGACCGTGCGCGGCAGGAAGTCGGGCCGCCTGTTCTCCATCCCGGTCGACGTGATGTCGGCCGGGGGCGAGCGCTGGGTCGTCGGCGCCTACGGGGTGAGCAACTGGGTGCGCAACGCCCGCGCGGCCGGGCAGGTCGACCTCAGCAGGGGCGGCAAGTCGCAGACCGTGCGCGTGGTCGAGCTGGGCCCCGAGGAGAGCGTCCCCGTGCTGCGTCAGTACTGGCGCGAAGTGCCCGTCACCCGCCCCTACTTCGACGTGACGGGCGACTCGACGGACGAGGAGTTCGCCGCCGAGTCGGTACGTCATCCGGTGTTCCGGCTGGTCTAG
- a CDS encoding AurF N-oxygenase family protein: MASSTVRPTSQDRPEEDDVARRLLDSAAVSAYDPATEVDWDTPLDRDFHGASPEWSSLYGTAYWQELTEAQRKELTRQEAASVASTGIWFEMILQQMVLRDVYAKNPASDEVQWALTEIAEECRHSIMFARGAQKLGAPAYRPHRFAVELGRAFKTLAFGEAAYAAILVAEEVLDVMQRDWMRDERVVPFVRTINNIHVVEESRHMKFARDQTTKRMAGTGRVRRQLNAFVIAIASYVIVTSMVNRKVYANAGLDEKRAIAEAKANEHHKSMMRSSCSGLMEFLASSRLLTKPALAFYKRANLI; encoded by the coding sequence ATGGCAAGCAGCACTGTTCGGCCGACCTCGCAGGACCGCCCCGAAGAGGACGACGTGGCCCGGCGGTTGCTCGACTCGGCCGCCGTGTCGGCCTACGACCCGGCCACGGAAGTGGACTGGGACACGCCGCTCGACCGGGACTTCCACGGCGCGAGCCCGGAATGGAGCTCCCTGTACGGCACGGCGTACTGGCAGGAGCTCACCGAAGCCCAGCGCAAGGAGCTCACGCGGCAGGAAGCCGCCTCTGTGGCCAGCACGGGCATCTGGTTCGAGATGATCCTCCAGCAAATGGTGCTGCGCGACGTGTACGCGAAGAACCCGGCCAGCGACGAAGTGCAGTGGGCGCTCACCGAGATCGCCGAGGAGTGCCGGCACTCGATCATGTTCGCCCGCGGTGCCCAGAAGCTGGGCGCGCCCGCCTACCGGCCACACCGGTTCGCCGTCGAACTGGGCCGTGCGTTCAAGACGTTGGCCTTCGGTGAGGCGGCCTACGCCGCCATCCTGGTGGCCGAAGAGGTGCTCGACGTCATGCAGCGCGACTGGATGCGCGACGAGCGCGTCGTGCCCTTCGTCCGCACGATCAACAACATCCATGTCGTCGAGGAATCGCGGCACATGAAGTTCGCCCGCGACCAGACGACCAAGCGGATGGCCGGGACGGGCCGGGTGCGCCGCCAGCTCAACGCGTTCGTCATCGCCATCGCGTCGTACGTCATCGTCACGAGCATGGTGAACCGCAAGGTGTACGCGAACGCCGGGCTCGACGAGAAGCGTGCCATCGCCGAGGCGAAGGCCAACGAACACCACAAGTCCATGATGCGGTCCAGCTGTTCGGGCCTGATGGAGTTCCTGGCCTCCTCCCGGCTGCTCACCAAGCCGGCGCTGGCCTTCTACAAGCGCGCCAACCTCATCTGA
- a CDS encoding pentapeptide repeat-containing protein, with amino-acid sequence MAAAAAALCVGLPWLVWKAPYVMDSRYIDEETVGEGTGSAALVTGLRTALVACIAALGAGIALLYTARTYRLNHRGQVTDRFTKALERLGSDRLYVRIGGILALEQIVQDAPEQATDAARVLSHFLRDGAPRTPKPPATAGEPSSGEPDPAEPLPDEPAADIQVALTALTRPESRTHVDPREPLDLHGLHLAGANLQGADLTGADLVRTTLTQANLQGATCTNANLREAALTWANLTNATLTGANLTEATLANAKMRGATLAGAVLVRATLTRTFMSGTTLTHTDLRDATLNGADLRDATLEGANLKGADLTDARELFKEQIDAAGVDSRTILPSHLFAGPPPPPARSNGAG; translated from the coding sequence GTGGCAGCAGCCGCGGCGGCGCTGTGCGTGGGACTGCCCTGGCTGGTCTGGAAAGCGCCTTACGTCATGGACTCCCGGTACATCGACGAGGAGACCGTGGGTGAGGGCACCGGATCGGCTGCCCTGGTCACCGGTCTGCGTACCGCACTGGTGGCGTGCATCGCTGCCCTCGGCGCCGGAATCGCACTCCTCTACACGGCCCGCACCTATCGCCTCAACCACCGTGGGCAGGTCACGGACCGATTCACGAAGGCCCTTGAGCGCCTGGGATCCGACAGGCTCTACGTCCGGATAGGCGGCATCCTCGCCCTGGAGCAAATCGTTCAGGACGCCCCCGAGCAAGCCACCGACGCCGCCCGCGTCCTCAGCCACTTCCTCCGGGACGGCGCCCCACGTACGCCCAAGCCCCCGGCCACGGCCGGCGAACCGAGCAGCGGGGAACCCGACCCCGCCGAGCCGCTCCCCGACGAGCCAGCCGCGGACATCCAGGTCGCGCTCACTGCCCTGACCCGTCCCGAGTCCCGCACCCACGTGGATCCGCGCGAGCCCCTCGACCTCCACGGACTTCACCTCGCCGGCGCCAACCTCCAAGGAGCGGATCTCACCGGCGCCGACCTCGTCAGAACGACCCTCACCCAAGCCAACCTCCAGGGGGCGACGTGCACCAACGCCAACTTGCGCGAGGCGGCACTCACTTGGGCCAATCTGACCAACGCGACGCTCACCGGCGCGAACCTGACCGAGGCGACGCTCGCCAACGCCAAGATGAGGGGCGCCACACTCGCCGGTGCCGTCCTGGTCAGAGCGACACTCACCCGGACCTTCATGTCGGGGACGACGCTCACGCACACAGACCTGCGCGACGCCACACTCAACGGGGCCGACCTGAGAGACGCGACGCTGGAGGGGGCCAACCTGAAGGGAGCGGACCTCACCGACGCCCGTGAGCTGTTCAAGGAGCAGATCGACGCCGCCGGAGTCGACTCACGGACGATCCTGCCCTCGCACCTGTTCGCGGGGCCTCCTCCACCCCCGGCCCGATCGAACGGTGCCGGCTAG
- a CDS encoding FAD-dependent oxidoreductase, which yields MTSYAITQTCCNDATCVAVCPVNCIHPTPQERAFGSTEMLHIDPTTCIGCGACADACPVEAIFPVDSLPLAQREYATINAAYYADRTPEPAPDGPNFHAWDEPTFPRVLPSDFAPLKVAVVGTGPAGMYAVQDLLLHTSAEVTLIDRLPVTGGLVRYGVAPDHPATKKVGDTFARFHTHPRVRMHLGLDVGTDVTAQELAAHHDAVIYAVGASADRTLAVPGEDLPGSISARAFVAWYNGHPDAAPDAIDLSAERVVVVGNGNVALDVARILLADPDSLARTDIADHALASLRAGKVREVVLLGRRGPEDAAYTKSELLALQHVPGLDLVVDDHDPRTVSAIDEAGPATDPKGKAALLRGVTRDRVDWAEAPAPGRRIVLRFHSAPVEMLGEEAVQGVRVAEASGERTIRTDMVLRAIGYRGVPVAGLPFDESTGTVPHDGGRVTGTTGTYVVGWIKRGPSGGIGANRTCAAETVTTLLADAVAGALPAPRSTPKAFHRLARRRKGKGGAALSR from the coding sequence ATGACCTCCTACGCCATCACCCAGACCTGCTGCAACGACGCCACCTGCGTCGCCGTGTGCCCGGTCAACTGCATCCACCCGACGCCGCAGGAAAGGGCGTTCGGCAGCACGGAGATGCTGCACATCGATCCGACGACCTGCATAGGCTGCGGCGCCTGCGCCGACGCCTGCCCGGTCGAGGCGATCTTCCCCGTGGACAGCCTGCCCCTCGCACAGCGGGAGTACGCGACGATCAACGCGGCCTACTACGCGGACCGGACGCCCGAACCGGCCCCGGACGGACCGAACTTCCACGCCTGGGACGAGCCGACCTTCCCGCGCGTCCTGCCGTCCGACTTCGCGCCGCTCAAGGTCGCCGTCGTCGGCACGGGACCGGCCGGGATGTACGCGGTCCAGGACCTGCTCCTGCACACCAGCGCCGAAGTGACGCTGATCGACCGGCTGCCCGTGACCGGCGGCCTCGTACGCTACGGCGTGGCGCCGGACCATCCCGCCACCAAGAAGGTCGGCGACACGTTCGCACGGTTCCACACACACCCGAGGGTGCGGATGCACCTCGGGCTCGACGTGGGCACCGACGTCACCGCGCAGGAGCTGGCCGCACACCACGACGCGGTCATCTACGCCGTGGGCGCCTCGGCCGACCGCACACTGGCCGTACCGGGCGAGGACCTGCCCGGAAGCATCTCCGCGAGGGCGTTCGTCGCCTGGTACAACGGCCACCCGGACGCGGCGCCGGACGCGATCGACCTGTCCGCCGAGCGCGTGGTCGTCGTCGGCAACGGCAACGTCGCCCTCGACGTCGCCCGGATCCTGCTCGCCGACCCCGACAGCCTCGCCCGCACCGACATCGCCGACCACGCCCTTGCGTCGCTGCGTGCGGGCAAGGTGCGCGAGGTGGTCCTGCTCGGACGGCGGGGCCCCGAGGACGCCGCGTACACCAAGTCCGAACTGCTCGCCCTGCAGCACGTCCCGGGCCTGGACCTGGTCGTCGACGACCATGATCCCCGGACCGTGTCGGCCATCGACGAGGCCGGTCCGGCGACCGACCCGAAGGGTAAGGCGGCACTCCTGCGAGGCGTCACGCGCGACCGCGTCGACTGGGCGGAAGCACCCGCTCCGGGACGGCGCATCGTGCTCCGCTTCCACTCGGCTCCGGTGGAGATGCTCGGCGAGGAAGCCGTCCAGGGCGTGCGCGTCGCGGAGGCGTCGGGGGAGCGGACGATACGGACGGACATGGTGCTGCGCGCGATCGGCTACCGAGGGGTGCCGGTCGCCGGACTGCCCTTCGACGAGAGCACCGGCACCGTCCCGCACGACGGAGGCCGGGTGACCGGAACGACCGGCACCTACGTGGTGGGCTGGATCAAGCGGGGCCCCAGCGGCGGCATCGGCGCCAACCGCACCTGCGCCGCCGAGACCGTCACCACGCTCCTGGCCGACGCGGTCGCCGGCGCCCTGCCCGCCCCCCGGAGCACGCCGAAGGCCTTCCACCGGCTCGCCCGGCGCCGCAAGGGAAAGGGAGGCGCCGCGCTGAGCCGGTAG
- a CDS encoding alpha-amylase encodes MQHRSRLLATTSAGVLAAAGLATFAPWQSQATPPGEKTVTATMFERRYADVGKACTEQLGPSGYGYVQVSPATEHIQGEQWWTSYQPVSYKIAGRLGDRAAFKSMVDACHQAGVKVIADAVINHMAAGSGTGTGGTRYGKYEYPGYFQDADFHTCRTSINDYTNRDNVQNCELVGLADLDTGSDAVRGTIAAYLDDLRSLGVDGFRIDAAKHMSADDVAAIKGKMSDPGFWVSEVIHGSGEAVQPEEYTGIGDVDEFRYGGHLKSAFQGGNIAQLKSVADGKLGSGSARTFVDNWDTERGGSTLTYKDGATYALANVFMLASPYGSPNVYSGYEWSEKDAGPPSGADGWTNTHAQQAITGLVGFRNEVGAAELTDWWDNGGSALAFGRGDKGFVALNNGDGELARTFATSLPGGTYCNVAKASPDSCEGNTVTVGDDGKVETTLPARTALALHAGAKTG; translated from the coding sequence ATGCAGCACCGATCCCGCCTCCTTGCCACCACGTCGGCCGGAGTCCTGGCCGCGGCCGGCCTCGCGACGTTCGCACCCTGGCAGTCGCAAGCGACGCCGCCCGGCGAGAAGACCGTCACCGCCACCATGTTCGAGCGGCGGTACGCGGACGTGGGCAAGGCCTGCACCGAGCAGCTCGGCCCGTCCGGCTACGGCTACGTCCAGGTGTCGCCCGCCACCGAGCACATACAGGGCGAGCAGTGGTGGACCTCGTACCAGCCCGTCAGTTACAAGATCGCGGGCCGTCTCGGCGACCGTGCCGCCTTCAAGAGCATGGTCGACGCCTGCCACCAGGCGGGCGTCAAGGTCATCGCGGACGCCGTCATCAATCACATGGCGGCGGGCTCGGGGACGGGCACCGGGGGCACGCGGTACGGCAAGTACGAGTATCCCGGCTACTTCCAGGACGCGGACTTCCACACCTGCCGTACGAGCATCAACGACTACACCAACCGTGACAACGTCCAGAACTGCGAACTGGTGGGTCTGGCGGACCTGGACACAGGCAGCGACGCGGTGCGCGGCACCATCGCCGCTTACCTCGACGACCTGCGGTCCCTGGGTGTGGACGGCTTCCGCATCGATGCCGCGAAGCACATGTCCGCCGACGACGTCGCCGCCATCAAGGGCAAGATGAGCGACCCCGGGTTCTGGGTCTCGGAGGTGATCCACGGAAGCGGCGAGGCTGTGCAGCCCGAGGAGTACACCGGCATCGGGGACGTCGACGAGTTCCGCTACGGCGGGCACCTCAAGAGCGCCTTCCAGGGCGGGAACATCGCACAGCTGAAGTCGGTCGCGGACGGCAAACTGGGCAGCGGCTCGGCGCGTACGTTCGTCGACAACTGGGACACAGAGCGGGGCGGCTCGACGCTCACCTACAAGGACGGCGCGACCTACGCCCTGGCCAACGTCTTCATGCTCGCGTCCCCCTACGGCTCACCGAACGTGTACTCCGGCTACGAGTGGTCCGAGAAGGACGCGGGCCCGCCCAGCGGCGCGGACGGCTGGACGAACACGCACGCCCAGCAGGCGATCACCGGTCTGGTCGGGTTCCGCAACGAGGTGGGCGCCGCCGAGCTGACCGACTGGTGGGACAACGGCGGCAGTGCCCTCGCCTTCGGCCGCGGCGACAAGGGCTTCGTGGCCCTCAACAACGGCGACGGCGAGCTGGCCCGGACGTTCGCGACGTCCCTGCCCGGCGGCACGTACTGCAATGTCGCCAAGGCGTCCCCGGACAGCTGCGAGGGCAACACGGTCACTGTCGGGGACGACGGAAAGGTCGAGACCACCCTTCCCGCCCGCACCGCCCTGGCCCTGCACGCCGGCGCGAAGACCGGCTGA
- a CDS encoding MFS transporter, translated as MTLLGKPRGRLRSGLARLTGPQRFLLAGSFLIPLGSFAVLPFMSVLLHERLGMGLGTVGVVLAVASLVQFSGGVVGGAIAERIGLRRTMLLALVIRTAGFACFLPGLRHPAAAVFALFLVSVGAALYLPANKAYLIHEADEEQRPLLLSTSSSALNAGIALGPLAAAPFVLSASAGLFTAVTALFAVITAGHALLPTESPDHGQTTGAGQEQPPHRERVFSGLAVLPFATTVLSLYVFMFFQHYLALYAVPRTSTTYYGLVLALYALLLVVAQPLLSDWIARLPYVRALWFGFGVMAAGMATLAIGNRAAILAGALLVCLGEIVLFFKNDLEALARSPRAPAVVFGHQRLAAGIGAFASGIAGGEGYQLAERTGGAGLFWAAVAVQCALLPLFLRRRATVTGRGR; from the coding sequence GTGACACTCCTTGGGAAGCCGCGCGGGCGCCTGCGATCCGGCCTCGCGCGGCTCACCGGGCCGCAACGCTTCCTCCTTGCCGGATCGTTCCTGATCCCGCTGGGCAGCTTCGCCGTCCTGCCCTTCATGTCGGTGCTGCTCCACGAGCGGCTCGGCATGGGGCTCGGCACGGTCGGCGTCGTGCTCGCCGTCGCCTCGCTGGTGCAGTTCTCGGGAGGCGTGGTGGGCGGCGCGATCGCCGAGCGCATCGGTCTTCGACGCACGATGCTGCTCGCCCTGGTGATCCGCACGGCGGGCTTCGCCTGCTTCCTGCCGGGGCTCCGCCATCCGGCCGCCGCCGTCTTCGCCCTCTTCCTGGTGTCCGTCGGCGCCGCGCTCTATCTGCCCGCGAACAAGGCCTACTTGATACACGAGGCCGACGAGGAGCAGCGCCCCCTGCTGCTGTCCACGAGCAGCTCGGCCCTGAACGCGGGCATCGCCTTGGGACCGCTGGCGGCGGCGCCCTTCGTCCTCAGTGCCTCGGCCGGACTCTTCACCGCGGTGACCGCGCTGTTCGCGGTGATCACCGCGGGCCATGCCCTGCTGCCCACGGAGAGCCCCGACCACGGGCAGACCACCGGGGCCGGACAGGAGCAACCCCCGCACCGGGAAAGGGTGTTCTCCGGGCTCGCCGTGCTGCCCTTCGCGACCACCGTGCTGAGCCTGTACGTCTTCATGTTCTTCCAGCACTACCTCGCGCTGTACGCGGTGCCCCGCACATCGACGACGTACTACGGCCTGGTCCTCGCCCTCTACGCCCTTCTGCTCGTCGTCGCGCAACCCCTCCTCTCGGACTGGATCGCGCGCCTGCCCTACGTCCGCGCCCTGTGGTTCGGCTTCGGCGTGATGGCCGCCGGGATGGCCACGCTCGCCATCGGCAACCGTGCCGCGATCCTGGCCGGGGCCCTGCTCGTCTGCCTCGGTGAGATCGTCCTCTTCTTCAAGAACGACCTCGAAGCCCTCGCACGGTCGCCCCGCGCACCGGCGGTCGTGTTCGGCCACCAGCGGCTCGCGGCCGGAATCGGCGCCTTCGCCAGCGGCATCGCCGGAGGCGAGGGCTACCAGCTGGCCGAACGCACAGGCGGCGCCGGTCTGTTCTGGGCCGCGGTCGCCGTGCAGTGCGCGCTGCTTCCACTGTTCCTGAGGCGCCGGGCCACGGTCACAGGCCGAGGTCGCTGA
- a CDS encoding ATP-grasp domain-containing protein yields MTIAALEALTFGLGRLVEAADAAGHRLCLLTGNRAVYRHELDRIAPGALDIVDVDTHDAAASATALAAVPGLKGLINSTDTWSVPGADLAAELGLPGPDPTAVRLLRDKSRVRNLLHEQNLSRGPALTIPAEPAAAGEVLRQIGLPVVLKDSAGTSSRNVWLVRDERQLHAALREAAGRPFSGRLFAEPFFAGPVYSAETLSWAGETKLLGVLSRQMSPEPSVREEAAAFPVALPEPDFALIEDWVGRVLETAGHDAGFAHVEFVLTAEGPELVEINRRIGGALVGEALCRALRTNVYDAMVAVALGLRPALLDAPAATGPATGFVLVYPDRPGTLTGWTRVDGLSAFPGSPEWYPTAAPGDRLEHVSDQRGCTGIVLAEGATAELALHRALSAAGSIRPLVAADAPE; encoded by the coding sequence GTGACCATCGCCGCCCTGGAAGCACTCACCTTCGGCCTCGGACGGCTGGTGGAGGCAGCCGATGCCGCCGGGCACCGGCTCTGTCTGCTCACCGGCAACCGAGCCGTCTACCGGCACGAACTGGACCGCATCGCACCGGGCGCACTCGACATCGTCGACGTCGACACCCACGACGCGGCCGCGTCCGCCACGGCTCTGGCAGCGGTGCCCGGCCTGAAGGGGCTCATCAACTCGACCGACACCTGGAGCGTGCCGGGCGCGGACCTGGCCGCCGAACTCGGCCTGCCGGGGCCCGACCCGACCGCGGTCCGCCTCCTGCGGGACAAGTCCCGGGTGCGCAACCTCCTCCACGAACAGAACCTGAGCCGCGGCCCCGCCCTCACGATCCCGGCCGAGCCCGCGGCGGCCGGCGAGGTGCTCCGGCAGATCGGCCTGCCGGTGGTCCTCAAGGACTCGGCGGGCACCTCCTCCCGTAACGTCTGGCTGGTCCGCGACGAGCGACAGCTGCACGCCGCTCTCCGCGAAGCCGCTGGGCGCCCCTTCTCCGGGCGGCTGTTCGCGGAGCCCTTCTTCGCCGGCCCCGTCTACAGCGCCGAGACGCTCAGCTGGGCGGGCGAGACGAAGCTCCTGGGCGTGCTCAGCCGCCAGATGTCTCCCGAGCCCTCCGTCCGCGAGGAGGCCGCCGCCTTCCCGGTGGCCCTGCCGGAACCTGACTTCGCCCTGATCGAGGACTGGGTGGGGCGCGTCCTGGAGACGGCGGGACACGACGCGGGCTTCGCACACGTCGAGTTCGTCCTCACCGCCGAAGGACCGGAGCTCGTCGAGATCAACCGGCGCATCGGCGGCGCGCTCGTCGGCGAGGCACTGTGCCGCGCCCTGCGCACCAACGTGTACGACGCGATGGTCGCCGTGGCGCTCGGCCTGCGCCCCGCCCTGCTCGACGCACCTGCGGCCACGGGCCCCGCCACGGGATTCGTCCTCGTCTACCCCGACCGGCCGGGCACCCTCACCGGATGGACCCGCGTGGACGGCCTCTCCGCCTTCCCCGGCTCGCCCGAGTGGTACCCGACCGCGGCCCCCGGCGACCGCCTGGAGCACGTGAGCGATCAGCGCGGCTGCACCGGGATCGTCCTTGCCGAGGGCGCGACCGCCGAACTCGCCCTGCACCGCGCGCTGAGCGCGGCCGGGAGCATACGCCCGCTCGTCGCCGCCGACGCCCCGGAGTGA
- a CDS encoding pyridoxal-phosphate dependent enzyme has product MTPLPTAAAPAAPAATVHGHITDAMKAPDLLRLSDNIVLARFETMKVYAALGAVRTLLERGTVRPGQTLVDSSSGIYALALAMACHRYGLGCHIVASTTVDAAMRAQLEILGATVDQMPPSDSLRLDQERRVRRVRQLLGERTDLHWMRQYHDGVHYAGYEEFADLVDAALPDAPLTVVGAVGTGASTGGLVQPLRQRGREVRLLGLQPFGSVTFGSEDFSDPEAIIAGIGSSIPFDNVRHDLYDTLHWVDFRHAMAGAVDLLRAHAVFAGLSTGAAHLVAGWEAARNPDRTHLVIGADTGHRYTERVFARHQEALDPRTLKPHQITDLTDLAPPWSAMEWNRRSYDVRTKKHETHQKHEQHEQHEQHEQHEQHEQHEMEGKAS; this is encoded by the coding sequence ATGACCCCCTTGCCCACGGCAGCGGCCCCTGCCGCCCCCGCGGCCACCGTCCACGGGCACATCACCGACGCGATGAAGGCCCCCGACCTGCTGCGGCTCTCCGACAACATCGTCCTCGCGCGCTTCGAGACGATGAAGGTGTACGCGGCGCTCGGCGCCGTCCGCACCCTCCTCGAACGCGGCACCGTGCGGCCAGGCCAGACCCTCGTCGACAGCTCCAGCGGCATCTACGCGCTCGCCCTCGCCATGGCCTGCCACCGCTACGGGCTCGGCTGCCACATCGTGGCCTCCACCACCGTCGACGCCGCTATGCGCGCCCAGTTGGAGATCCTCGGCGCCACGGTGGATCAGATGCCGCCCTCCGACAGCCTGCGGCTCGACCAGGAGCGGCGGGTGCGCCGTGTACGCCAACTGCTCGGCGAGCGCACCGATCTGCACTGGATGCGCCAGTACCACGACGGTGTCCACTACGCGGGCTACGAGGAGTTCGCGGACCTTGTCGACGCCGCGCTGCCCGACGCCCCGCTGACCGTGGTCGGCGCCGTCGGCACCGGCGCCTCCACCGGAGGGCTCGTCCAGCCGTTGCGCCAACGCGGCCGCGAAGTACGGCTGTTGGGGCTGCAGCCGTTCGGCAGTGTCACGTTCGGCAGCGAGGACTTCAGTGACCCCGAGGCGATCATCGCCGGGATCGGCAGCTCGATCCCCTTCGACAACGTCCGCCACGACCTGTACGACACCCTCCACTGGGTGGACTTCCGGCACGCCATGGCGGGAGCCGTCGATCTGCTGCGCGCTCACGCGGTGTTCGCCGGTCTGTCCACCGGGGCGGCCCACCTCGTCGCGGGCTGGGAGGCGGCACGCAACCCGGACCGGACGCACTTGGTGATCGGCGCCGACACGGGACACCGCTACACCGAGCGGGTCTTCGCCCGCCACCAGGAGGCCCTCGACCCGCGCACCCTCAAGCCGCACCAGATCACGGACCTGACCGACCTCGCGCCGCCCTGGTCGGCGATGGAGTGGAACCGGCGCAGCTACGACGTACGCACGAAGAAGCACGAGACGCACCAGAAGCACGAGCAGCACGAGCAGCACGAGCAGCACGAGCAGCACGAGCAGCACGAGCAGCACGAGATGGAGGGGAAGGCATCGTGA
- a CDS encoding TetR/AcrR family transcriptional regulator: MDRAEAEVRLLDAADELFYERGVQAVGMDQVRAASGVSLKRLYQVFPSKSELVRAWLERRDRRWRARLAEYADARTQGTERVLAVYDWLYEWFSEPDFRGCAFINSFGELGAVDPAVADTVRAHKSAFHDYMAGLVAAAGGSGQTVGPLVLLAEGAMTAAAISGSPEPARQARQGAAQLLAAR; this comes from the coding sequence ATGGACCGCGCCGAAGCGGAAGTCAGACTGCTCGACGCCGCAGACGAGCTCTTCTATGAGCGGGGTGTGCAGGCCGTGGGCATGGACCAGGTGCGTGCGGCATCCGGCGTCTCGCTCAAGCGCCTCTACCAGGTCTTTCCGTCGAAGTCGGAGCTGGTCCGCGCCTGGCTCGAACGCCGGGATCGCCGTTGGCGGGCACGACTCGCCGAGTACGCCGACGCCCGTACCCAAGGGACGGAGCGTGTCCTCGCGGTCTACGACTGGCTCTACGAGTGGTTCTCCGAGCCGGACTTCCGGGGGTGCGCCTTCATCAATTCCTTCGGTGAACTCGGTGCCGTGGACCCGGCGGTGGCCGACACCGTCCGGGCGCACAAGAGTGCCTTCCACGACTACATGGCCGGACTTGTGGCAGCCGCGGGCGGATCGGGGCAGACTGTCGGCCCGTTGGTCCTGCTCGCGGAGGGGGCCATGACCGCGGCCGCCATATCGGGCTCACCCGAACCGGCGCGCCAAGCCCGGCAGGGCGCGGCTCAGTTGCTGGCCGCGCGGTGA